One Chanodichthys erythropterus isolate Z2021 chromosome 22, ASM2448905v1, whole genome shotgun sequence DNA window includes the following coding sequences:
- the arid6 gene encoding AT-rich interaction domain 6, producing MMERDGLQERSSESGEEMTEERFLKDLYLFMKQRDTPIERIPHLGFKQIDMFLMYKTVKELGGYQQVTTQQLWKKVYNILGGNPRSTSAATCTRRHYEKLLLPYECHQNGYRDDIVFRMPRSQKRFHSSSYDFEHEYPRNGKRADFRHLPAFPQTSPNMFPEHQRQVFNMPLNVASYLPHGSTSLPNYIALRESALPQLSLNPSQDVPQTPASYLGTSSVEDQICKQPLDRLRYLAKEYKSSSGLEEPLNLSRKENSLETLSDTPSSFAPPPSKKPKFLNEASPLYPPRGLTTEEGAEQEETVDETTSGEGSAGTVRAGQSPVITDVIDLTSNANPVPRRASPPSVNLFNRRMNYSEAFSMKARERDLYADWWKEESTGAPTPKLGGILNQRSALGHPPVDPNGKMEIQIPLKLLQELIRRGLVSNQAFTGNGPVPQNPTKPEAQPAHKLSMRSHSETSESSTTCEEPANMSLKSPFRNLSDMIPRDNGIKKLQMFQGNSYLKHSLDRDIHKPFQPKQAQVPMTNNHESMSVRPPSYSEDTPLSLTMKHGRKLEKVMAPSNTGAKEISASPPLTSDHIRFLLAHLPYRLESGQTF from the exons ATGATGGAACGGGACGGCCTGCAGGAGAGGAGCTCAGAATCGGGAGAGGAGATGACAGAGGAGAGATTCCTCAAAGACCTCTACCTCTTTATGAAACAGAGAGACACACCAATTGAGAGAATACCTCATCTAGGCTTCAAacaga ttgaTATGTTCCTAATGTACAAGACGGTGAAGGAGCTAGGAGGCTATCAACAG GTTACTACGCAGCAGTTGTGGAAGAAAGTTTACAACATACTTGGAGGAAACCCACGCAGCACCAGTGCAGCCACCTGCACTCGCAGACACTATGAAAA GCTACTTCTTCCTTATGAGTGTCACCAAAATGGATATAGGGACGATATTGTCTTCAGGATGCCTCGATCACAAAAGCGCTTCCACTCCAGCAGTTACGACTTTGAGCATGAATACCCCAGGAATGGCAAACGGGCAGATTTCCGACACCTCCCGGCATTTCCTCAG ACCTCTCCGAACATGTTTCCTGAGCATCAGAGACAGGTTTTTAACATGCCTTTGAACGTCGCTTCATACTTGCCACACGGCAGTACATCTCTACCCAATTATATCGCTCTTCGAGAATCTGCACTGCCCCAGCTAAGCCTCAACCCTTCTCAAGATGTTCCCCAAACACCTGCCTCATACTTGGGCACGTCCTCTGTGGAGGATCAGATCTGTAAACAGCCATTAGATAGGCTACGCTACCTGGCAAAAGAGTACAAGTCATCATCCGGTTTGGAGGAACCTCTCAACCTCAGTCGGAAAGAAAACAGTCTTGAGACGCTGAGTGACACGCCATCATCTTTCGCCCCACCTCCCTCTAAAAAGCCCAAATTCCTCAACGAAGCTTCACCTCTCTACCCTCCAAGGGGTTTGACGACCGAAGAAGGTGCAGAACAAGAGGAAACGGTGGATGAAACTACCTCGGGAGAAGGAAGTGCAGGGACTGTCCGAGCAGGACAGAGTCCAGTGATCACTGATGTCATTGATCTCACGTCCAATGCCAATCCAGTCCCACGTAGAGCAAGTCCTCCTTCAGTGAATCTATTCAATCGTAGAATGAACTACTCCGAAGCATTCTCTATGAAAGCACGGGAACGAGACCTATACGCTGACTGGTGGAAGGAAGAGTCTACTGGTGCACCTACACCTAAGTTAGGAGGGATCTTAAACCAAAGGAGTGCCCTTGGACACCCACCCGTAGATCCCAATGGCAAAATGGAGATTCAGATTCCTCTAAAGCTTCTACAGGAGCTCATTAGGAGAGGACTGGTTTCCAACCAGGCATTTACGGGAAATGGGCCTGTTCCTCAAAACCCAACCAAACCCGAAGCACAACCCGCACACAAGTTATCCATGCGATCGCACTCGGAAACATCCGAGAGTTCCACCACATGTGAGGAGCCAGCCAATATGAGTCTGAAGAGCCCTTTCAGAAACCTTTCTGATATGATCCCTCGAGATAATGGTATAAAGAAGCTCCAGATGTTCCAAGGAAACAGCTATCTCAAGCATTCTCTGGACAGGGATATACACAAGCCCTTTCAACCTAAACAGGCACAAGTTCCTATGACAAACAACCATGAAAGCATGAGCGTCAGACCCCCCAGTTACAGTGAAGACACTCCGCTCTCTTTGACCATGAAGCATGGAAGAAAGTTAGAGAAAGTGATGGCACCATCAAACACTGGAGCAAAGGAAATCTCGGCATCTCCACCTTTGACATCGGACCACATCAGATTCCTTCTGGCACACCTGCCCTATAGACTGGAAAGTGGGCAGACATTTTAA